One Coturnix japonica isolate 7356 chromosome 20, Coturnix japonica 2.1, whole genome shotgun sequence genomic window carries:
- the LOC107322931 gene encoding protein-glutamine gamma-glutamyltransferase 6-like — MYKFKGMFSTNLLNIFLAQKIMNIDWHSKLNKAAHHTSDYNSTQMILRRGQAFTITLNFQRTVQPEDNFTFIASTGPSPAESQQTKAIFHLSDDAAEGWSATQEHCEPGRMSLMIVSPANAIIGRYKLKLQIASGNKTSSALLGQFVLLFNPWCPNDDVYMANEEERQEYVLNDSGIIFQGKEKYIQKEAWNYGQFEEDILDISLSILDRSLNYREDPYTDVSNRNDPIYVCRVISAMVNSNDEKGVVEGKWSGSYRSGTNPLHWSGSVTILRKWYRRRFKPVRYGQCWVFAGVMCTVLRSLGIPTRVITNFNSAHDSNINLSIDKYIDVSGETLNLSEDSVWNFHVWNESWFTRKDLGSFYDGWQVLDATPQEKSKGIYRCGPASTRAIKEGDVNLDYDSSFVFAAVNADCVTWIQHSKKRTERIYSNTRKIGKFISTKAVGTNTRVDVTNNYKYPEGSSKERQVYKKALKLLGVSSTGRRKKVTKPRRRFPVAGRQNMPVTRQKPTVSGKLKLDASPVIGQDILLTLALQNLTADFKTIKVKLRASAVLYTRRPKAEILQWSRSIQLGSEEVKEISFKISYSQYKNALLDDRKILVTAVCEARQGASLLVEKDIVLQDPLLTIEVLGPTVVHKATNVLVTFTNPLSEVVTDCVLKAEGSGLLKEQLNINVARMAPMETSTAEFEIIPYKSGIRQLQVDLACIRFSNIKGFVMLDVAPAQ, encoded by the exons ATGTATAAGTTTAAAGGAATGTTTTCCACTAACTTACTTAACATTTTTCTAGCCCAGAAGATAATGAACATTGACTGGCACTCTAAGCTAAATAAAGCTGCACACCACACATCTGATTACAACAGCACACAAATGATCTTGAGGAGAGGGCAGGCTTTCACCATTACCCTAAACTTCCAAAGAACAGTGCAACCTGAGGACAACTTCACATTTATTGCAAGCACAG GACCATCTCCAGCAGAATCACAGCAGACTAAGGCCATATTTCACCTTTCTGATGATGCTGCCGAAGGCTGGAGTGCAACTCAAGAGCACTGTGAGCCTGGCCGCATGAGTCTCATGATAGTCAGCCCGGCCAATGCCATCATTGGACGATACAAACTCAAACTCCAGATTGCTTCTGGCAACAAGACCTCTTCAGCACTCCTAGGCCAGTTTGTGTTACTCTTCAATCCCTGGTGTCCAA ATGACGATGTCTATATGGCTAATGAAGAGGAGCGACAGGAGTATGTTCTGAATGACAGCGGAATCATAtttcagggaaaggaaaaatatatccAGAAAGAAGCTTGGAATTACGGACAG tttgAAGAAGATATCCTTGATATCTCTCTGTCTATACTGGATCGAAGCCTGAACTACCGTGAAGATCCATACACTGATGTATCCAACAGGAACGATCCCATCTATGTGTGCAGGGTTATTAGTGCTATG GTTAACAGCAATGATGAAAAGGGAGTAGTAGAAGGGAAGTGGAGTGGAAGCTACCGCTCAGGAACCAACCCCTTGCACTGGAGTGGAAGTGTGACCATCCTTCGGAAGTGGTACAGAAGGAGATTCAAACCCGTCCGGTATGGCCAGTGCTGGGTCTTTGCAGGAGTTATGTGCACAG TCCTGAGATCGCTGGGAATACCTACCCGTGTTATTACAAACTTCAACTCTGCCCACGATAGTAATATCAACCTGAGTATCGATAAATACATTGATGTTTCTGGGGAGACCCTGAACTTGAGTGAAGACAGTGTATG GAATTTCCATGTCTGGAATGAAAGCTGGTTTACAAGAAAAGATCTTGGATCTTTTTATGATGGATGGCAGGTTTTGGATGCAACACcccaggaaaaaagcaaag GCATCTACCGGTGTGGCCCAGCTTCCACCAGAGCCATTAAGGAAGGAGATGTGAACCTGGATTATGACAGCTCATTTGTTTTCGCAGCAGTGAATGCTGACTGTGTTACTTGGATTCAGCATagcaagaaaagaacagagagaatTTACTCCAATACCAGGAAGATTGGAAAATTTATTAGCACCAAAGCAGTGGGCACTAACACCCGAGTGGACGTCACTAATAATTACAAATATCCTGAAG GATCCTCCAAAGAAAGGCAGGTGTACAAAAAGGCACTGAAGCTGCTGGGTGTGAGTagcactggaagaagaaaaaaagttacaaaaccCAGGAGACGATTTCCAGTAGCAGGGAGACAAAATATGCCAGTGACCAGACAAAAACCCACTGTCTCAGGGAAGCTGAAGCTGGATGCATCTCCTGTAATAGGCCAGGATATCCTCCTCACCTTGGCACTGCAAAATTTGACTGCAGATTTCAAGACTATAAAGGTTAAACTGAGAGCTTCAGCTGTTCTCTACACAAGAAGACCAAAGGCAGAGATCTTGCAGTGGTCAAGGTCTATTCAACTTGGATCTGAAGAAG TGAAAGAGATCTCATTCAAGATCTCCTACTCTCAGTACAAAAATGCTCTGCTGGATGACAGGAAGATCCTAGTGACTGCTGTGTGTGAAGCCAGACAGGGAGCATCACTTCTAGTGGAGAAAGATATTGTACTTCAGGATCCTCTTCTCACCATCGAG gTCCTTGGTCCAACAGTGGTACACAAAGCCACTAACGTGCTGGTCACATTTACCAACCCCCTGTCTGAAGTGGTGACAGACTgtgtgctgaaagcagaaggtAGCGGCCTGCTCAAAGAGCAACTCAACATCAA TGTGGCAAGAATGGCCCCCATGGAGACCTCAACGGCTGAGTTTGAGATCATTCCCTACAAGAGTGGCATCAGGCAGCTTCAAGTGGACTTGGCTTGCATCCGTTTTTCAAACATCAAAGGATTTGTGATGCTTGATGTGGCTCCTGCCCAGTGA
- the EPB42 gene encoding erythrocyte membrane protein band 4.2 — protein MGQGLSIKKCDLRIIMNNSNHHTEEISTERLTVRRGQPFIITVSFSSPIHNYLKQLKRTFLSVQTGPQRSKADRTKVKFPISSLGDQKQWSARVEEQDPYFWTICVNTPANAPIGQYDLFLHAPKAYCLLGKFILLFNPWCRDDEVYLPNEAQRQEYILNQDGVIYWGTENEILAQPWDFGQFDVDIVDICFRLLDIGERYQRDKDHTQRKNPIYICRTVAAMMNCNLARRILIESGTRECYDGTPPSKWLGSSSILQQWATLQCQPVRYGQCSVFAAVMCSVLRCLGIPTRVVTGFTWAHNTNSNPNVNEHYDEDGTLLTPDKSARVWTFHVWNECWMSRKDLLPEYSGWQALDATCQKKSKGPSFCGPAPVQAIKEGDTEVDYDVCYFFAAMNAKCKVWIHKDDDILKPTFIYTKYTGNNISTKSVGSERCEDITHNYKYPEGSLQEKKVLDKVYRKTLQTISSRRKIISIPTAIEEQVNLFIHLQSKSSLILGQDIPLSTEMFNYSGREKAINLVLGIQSLHYNGVPIMQLWKEKFNFTIRNNEVKTLQVFVPHSRYGKELGKNRLLRLTAMLRDEDSYTYFAQEEISICDPPLTIEFPESVLLYQPSTVKISLLNPLTEPLEKCVIVVGGRGLIYRQRKYRLGSVQPKSTQDLQISFTPTEAGPRRLTAQLTCLQIQNLKSYKTINVAVA, from the exons ATGGGCCAAG GTCTAAGCATCAAAAAATGTGATCTCAGGATCATAATGAACAACAGTAACCACCATACAGAAGAAATCAGCACTGAAAGGCTTACGGTGAGGCGGGGGCAGCCTTTCATTATCACAGTGAGCTTCTCATCTCCAATACACAACTACCTGAAGCAGCTGAAAAGGACCTTCCTCTCTGTACAGACAG GACCACAGCGCTCTAAAGCAGACAGAACCAAGGTTAAGTTTCCCATCTCCAGCCTGGGAGACCAGAAGCAGTGGAGTGCAAGAGTAGAAGAACAGGACCCATATTTCTGGACCATCTGTGTGAACACACCTGCCAACGCTCCCATTGGCCAGTATGATCTGTTTTTACATGCCCCCAAGGCTTACTGTCTCCTGGGAAAATTCATCCTTCTCTTTAACCCTTGGTGCCGAG ATGATGAAGTGTATTTGCCTAATGAGGCGCAGCGGCAGGAATACATTTTAAACCAAGATGGTGTCATCTACTGGGggactgaaaatgaaatcttggCACAGCCCTGGGACTTCGGACAG TTTGATGTGGATATTGTGGACATCTGCTTCAGGCTGCTGGACATAGGTGAACGCTACCAACGAGACAAGGATCACACCCAGCGCAAGAACCCCATTTACATCTGCCGCACAGTTGCTGCCATG ATGAACTGCAACCTGGCTAGAAGAATCCTGATAGAATCTGGGACCAGAGAATGCTATGATGGGACACCCCCTTCCAAGTGGCTGGGTAGCAGCTCCATCCTCCAGCAGTGGGCTACACTGCAGTGCCAACCTGTTCGCTATGGGCAGTGCTCGGTGTTTGCTGCAGTCATGTGCTCAG ttcTGAGATGCCTGGGAATTCCCACCAGGGTTGTCACAGGCTTCACGTGGGCTCACAACACTAACAGCAACCCAAATGTGAATGAGCATTACGATGAAGATGGGACGCTGCTTACACCTGACAAGAGTGCCCGTGTTTG GACTTTCCATGTTTGGAATGAATGCTGGATGTCTCGTAAAGACTTGCTACCAGAGTACAGCGGATGGCAGGCACTGGATGCCACctgccagaagaaaagcaaag gtCCTTCCTTTTGTGGGCCAGCTCCTGTTCAGGCCATCAAGGAAGGGGACACAGAAGTGGATTATGATGTCTGCTACTTCTTTGCTGCCATGAatgccaagtgcaaggtctggATACACAAAGATGATGACATCCTCAAGCCAACTTTCATCTACACAAAGTATACTGGCAACAACATCAGCACCAAGAGTGTGGGCAGTGAACGCTGTGAGGATATCACACACAACTACAAATATCCTGAAG GttctcttcaggaaaaaaaagtacttgaCAAAGTCTACAGAAAGACACTTCAGACAatcagcagcaggagaaagatTATCTCCATTCCTACTGCCATTGAAGAGCAGGTTAACCTTTTTATCCACCTCCAGTCCAAGAGTTCTCTGATACTGGGACAAGATATTCCACTTTCCACTGAAATGTTTAACTACAGTGGCAGAGAAAAGGCTATAAACCTGGTACTTGGAATCCAGTCTCTACATTATAATGGTGTTCCCATCATGCAACTTTGGAAGGAAAAGTTTAATTTTACCATCAGAAACAATGAAG TTAAAACCCTGCAAGTCTTTGTGCCTCACTCACGATACGGAAAAGAGTTGGGAAAGAACCGTCTGCTTAGGCTGACTGCTATGCTGAGAGATGAGGACTCCTACACATACTTTGCACAAGAAGAGATAAGCATTTGTGATCCTCCTTTGACTATTGAG TTTCCAGAAAGTGTGCTGCTGTACCAGCCATCTACAGTGAAAATCAGCCTCCTCAATCCTCTCACTGAACCCCTGGAGAAGTGTGTGATAGTGGTTGGAGGGCGAGGGCTCATTTACAGACAAAGGAAATACAG GCTGGGTTCTGTGCAACCTAAAAGCACTCAAGATTTGCAGATCTCATTCACCCCTACCGAAGCAGGGCCTAGAAGACTTACTGCACAGCTTACGTGCCTTCAAATCCAGAACCTGAAGAGCTACAAAACTATCAACGTTGCAGTTGCATGA